A region of Nocardioides sp. JS614 DNA encodes the following proteins:
- a CDS encoding methyltransferase domain-containing protein: protein MATPTTPATRRLDTTELEARVKAMYEEVALTPEREFHFETGRRLAEHLGYPAPDLDAIPAEAIDSFAGVGYFLDLAAITPGEAVLDLGSGSGTDSLLAAVATGPGGAVVGVDMTAAQLAKATRLAESAGLAHASFLEAYIEHPPVVPGSIDVVISNGVVNLSPDKPAVFASAAAALRPGGRLALADIVTATRLPDGVTCDASLWAACIGGAAQRDDYLALIGAAGFAVETVRENDYRFVSERAAGATATYGVRSISLLARRR from the coding sequence ATGGCCACCCCGACGACCCCGGCGACGCGCCGGCTCGACACGACCGAGCTCGAGGCGCGCGTCAAGGCGATGTACGAGGAGGTCGCGCTCACGCCGGAGCGCGAGTTCCACTTCGAGACCGGGCGGCGGCTGGCCGAGCACCTCGGCTACCCCGCGCCGGACCTGGACGCCATCCCCGCGGAGGCGATCGACTCGTTCGCCGGCGTCGGCTACTTCCTCGACCTCGCCGCGATCACGCCCGGCGAGGCCGTGCTGGACCTCGGCAGCGGCTCCGGGACCGACAGCCTCCTGGCCGCCGTCGCCACCGGACCGGGCGGCGCCGTCGTCGGGGTCGACATGACCGCGGCCCAGCTCGCGAAGGCGACCAGGCTCGCGGAGTCGGCCGGGCTCGCCCACGCCTCGTTCCTGGAGGCCTACATCGAGCACCCACCGGTCGTGCCAGGGTCCATCGACGTCGTGATCTCCAACGGCGTGGTGAACCTGTCCCCGGACAAGCCCGCGGTGTTCGCTTCCGCTGCCGCCGCCCTGCGGCCCGGCGGGCGCCTGGCGCTCGCCGACATCGTCACCGCCACCCGGCTCCCCGACGGCGTGACGTGTGACGCCTCGCTGTGGGCCGCGTGCATCGGGGGCGCCGCCCAGCGCGACGACTACCTGGCGCTGATCGGGGCGGCCGGATTCGCCGTGGAGACGGTCCGCGAGAACGACTACCGGTTCGTCTCCGAGCGAGCCGCCGGCGCGACCGCGACCTACGGCGTGCGGAGCATCAGCCTGCTGGCTCGGCGTCGCTGA
- a CDS encoding DsrE family protein: MSKAVISLTTGLEDPEKVVVAFLVAVGAAETGRETLMFLTKEAVRLAVPGVAVGVACDGCPSIEELVKRYDAAGGRYYVCPICVNARRIDPDDLVPGAEINGTIPMWTWIGDEPATTFSY; encoded by the coding sequence ATGAGCAAAGCAGTCATCAGCCTCACCACCGGCCTGGAGGATCCGGAGAAGGTCGTCGTCGCGTTCCTCGTCGCGGTCGGCGCTGCGGAGACCGGCCGCGAGACCCTGATGTTCCTGACCAAGGAGGCGGTCCGCCTGGCGGTCCCGGGGGTCGCCGTCGGGGTCGCCTGCGACGGCTGCCCCTCGATCGAGGAGCTGGTCAAGCGGTACGACGCCGCGGGTGGCCGGTACTACGTCTGCCCGATCTGCGTGAATGCCCGCCGGATCGATCCCGACGACCTCGTTCCTGGGGCGGAGATCAACGGCACCATCCCGATGTGGACCTGGATCGGCGACGAGCCGGCCACGACGTTCAGCTACTGA
- a CDS encoding HD domain-containing phosphohydrolase, whose protein sequence is MEREADDSGVTLAELLAAYSLATDLGLGQPMEHLLRSWRIAARLGTHVGLPDGEQAALFYVAMLSWVGCVADAPEVAATFGDDISFRSDSYDVDLGGMAAYRFFLGHAGAGASATARARVVATLLATGGRRVMRGIQAHCLITSTLAERLGLDDAVSAAVRQFFARWDGQGVPPHVGGEDLSPWVRLFHVGDITEVYHRNGGVEAAVRVARERRGRQFDPALADAFCEIAPEVLPALGEDDDLRGMLADEPALRRCLSGPELDEALAALADFTDLRSPNRAGHSSGVAELAGSAASCLGLPAVDVAASRRAGYLHDIGLHGVPSTILDKPGALSATEWERVRVSSYYTERVLAQPAPLARIGAIASYTNERMDGSGYHRGASGASIPMAGRVLAAACALRTLTEPRVGRPPKSVKDAATELRSEVRAGRLDVDATDAVLSAAGAGGRRRVAGPAGLTQREVEVLVLIARGVATNEVAARLGVSRKTAATHIERIYAKTGACSRSTATLFALRNGLLDPLAT, encoded by the coding sequence GTGGAGCGGGAGGCCGACGACTCGGGCGTGACGCTGGCGGAGCTGTTGGCCGCGTACTCGCTGGCGACCGACCTCGGCCTCGGCCAGCCGATGGAGCACCTGCTCCGATCGTGGCGGATCGCCGCCCGACTCGGCACCCACGTCGGACTCCCCGATGGCGAGCAGGCGGCCCTGTTCTACGTCGCGATGCTCTCGTGGGTGGGCTGCGTCGCGGACGCACCGGAGGTCGCGGCCACCTTCGGGGACGACATCTCCTTCCGCTCCGACAGCTACGACGTCGACCTCGGGGGAATGGCGGCGTACCGCTTCTTCCTGGGCCACGCGGGGGCCGGCGCCTCGGCGACGGCGCGCGCGAGGGTGGTCGCCACGCTCCTGGCCACCGGCGGTCGCCGCGTCATGCGCGGCATCCAGGCCCACTGCCTGATCACGTCCACACTGGCCGAGCGGCTCGGTCTCGACGACGCCGTGTCGGCGGCGGTGCGGCAGTTCTTCGCGCGCTGGGACGGCCAGGGCGTCCCGCCGCACGTCGGCGGGGAGGACCTGTCGCCCTGGGTCCGGCTCTTCCACGTCGGCGACATCACCGAGGTGTACCACCGCAACGGCGGCGTGGAGGCCGCGGTCCGGGTCGCGCGGGAGCGCCGAGGACGGCAGTTCGACCCGGCTCTCGCCGACGCCTTCTGCGAGATCGCACCAGAAGTCCTGCCTGCTCTCGGCGAGGACGACGACCTCCGTGGCATGCTCGCCGACGAGCCCGCCCTGCGGCGCTGCCTGTCCGGGCCCGAGCTCGACGAGGCGCTGGCAGCGCTCGCCGACTTCACCGACCTGCGCTCACCGAACCGCGCCGGCCACTCCAGTGGCGTCGCCGAGCTCGCCGGGTCGGCCGCGTCGTGCCTCGGCCTTCCGGCCGTGGACGTGGCCGCGTCGCGACGAGCCGGGTACCTGCACGACATCGGGCTCCACGGTGTCCCGTCGACGATCCTGGACAAGCCGGGTGCCCTGTCCGCGACGGAGTGGGAACGGGTCCGGGTCAGCTCGTACTACACCGAGCGGGTGCTGGCGCAGCCGGCGCCACTCGCCAGGATCGGCGCGATCGCGTCGTACACGAACGAGCGGATGGACGGCAGCGGCTACCACCGGGGCGCGAGCGGGGCGTCGATCCCGATGGCGGGCCGGGTCCTGGCGGCGGCCTGCGCCTTGCGCACGCTGACCGAACCCCGGGTCGGGCGGCCGCCGAAGTCGGTGAAGGACGCTGCAACGGAGCTCCGCAGCGAGGTGCGCGCCGGCCGTCTGGACGTCGACGCCACCGATGCGGTCCTCTCCGCCGCAGGAGCAGGCGGCCGACGCAGGGTCGCCGGACCCGCCGGGCTGACCCAGCGCGAGGTCGAGGTCCTGGTCCTGATCGCGCGCGGCGTGGCGACCAACGAGGTCGCGGCGCGCCTCGGGGTGTCCCGCAAGACCGCGGCCACGCACATCGAGCGGATCTACGCCAAGACCGGCGCGTGCTCGCGCTCGACGGCGACCTTGTTCGCCCTGCGCAACGGCCTCCTCGACCCGCTCGCGACCTGA
- a CDS encoding carboxylate-amine ligase: MRTVGVEEEFLLVDADRSRPIPAASRALRVATEWGVAGGQVGAGALVHELQEQQLEIYTAPQVRMASLETELRAWRAAAAAAAAAVGARLVASATSPVAVEPHRVRSPRYDRMAERFGIVTDEQLTCGCHVHVAVGSTAEAVGVLDRIRVWLPALLALSANSPFWQGRDTGYASFRIQALGRWPLSGPTELFGTAAAYQELVERVLAAQVVLDQGMLYFDARASHRFPTVEIRVADVCLDVRDTVLIAALCRALVETSAARWAAGEAPPQVPAVLLRLATWHASRWGVSADLLDPMTARPLPAAEVVGRLVEHARPALRRSGDDGLVADGIARILEHGNGATWQRDVFAGSGRLDEVVSALALVTSGGA; this comes from the coding sequence ATGCGGACCGTCGGGGTCGAGGAGGAGTTCCTCTTGGTCGACGCCGACCGGAGTCGGCCGATCCCCGCTGCGAGTCGGGCGCTCCGGGTCGCCACCGAGTGGGGTGTCGCCGGGGGCCAGGTCGGGGCAGGAGCGCTGGTCCACGAGCTGCAGGAGCAGCAGCTCGAGATCTACACGGCCCCCCAGGTCCGGATGGCGTCGCTCGAGACCGAGCTGCGGGCCTGGCGGGCCGCCGCCGCCGCGGCCGCGGCCGCGGTCGGCGCGCGGCTGGTGGCGAGTGCGACTTCCCCCGTCGCGGTCGAGCCGCACCGGGTGCGGAGCCCGCGCTACGACCGGATGGCCGAGCGGTTCGGGATCGTCACCGACGAGCAGCTCACCTGCGGCTGTCACGTGCACGTCGCGGTGGGCTCGACGGCCGAGGCCGTGGGCGTCCTGGACCGGATCCGGGTCTGGCTGCCGGCGCTGCTCGCCCTCAGCGCCAACTCCCCGTTCTGGCAGGGCCGGGACACCGGCTACGCGAGCTTCCGGATCCAGGCGCTCGGTCGGTGGCCGCTGTCCGGCCCGACGGAGCTGTTCGGGACCGCGGCGGCCTACCAGGAGCTGGTCGAGCGGGTACTGGCCGCCCAGGTCGTCCTCGACCAGGGGATGTTGTACTTCGACGCCCGCGCGTCGCATCGCTTCCCCACCGTGGAGATCCGGGTGGCGGACGTCTGTCTCGACGTGCGCGACACGGTGCTGATCGCCGCCCTCTGTCGCGCGCTCGTCGAGACCAGCGCCGCGCGCTGGGCGGCCGGCGAAGCACCGCCGCAGGTGCCCGCCGTGCTGCTGCGGCTGGCCACCTGGCACGCCTCCAGGTGGGGCGTCAGCGCTGATCTCCTCGATCCGATGACCGCACGCCCGCTCCCCGCCGCCGAGGTCGTCGGCCGGCTCGTCGAGCATGCCCGCCCGGCCCTGCGCCGCAGCGGGGACGACGGCCTGGTCGCCGACGGGATCGCCCGGATCCTCGAGCACGGGAACGGGGCGACCTGGCAGCGCGACGTGTTCGCCGGGTCCGGCCGCCTCGACGAGGTGGTCTCCGCGCTGGCCCTCGTCACGAGCGGTGGTGCGTGA
- a CDS encoding aminopeptidase, whose protein sequence is MSTVDWAKIGRLVADGVSLSRGDRVSVFVTGSSVMDAVAAFVDEGWQRGAVVQVLAPDERFDASALRWADVAVLQSPMPLESAAMGWSDVHVSFRAMSQPVVDADPGRIAALRRGRGVVSTMRWQNTRWALVRVPTAEWADAMGLDASAMLREWAASFDADWADAGRRMQALCDRLAGARMAVIEDEWGVLELGLESRTWVPFAGNANWPDGEIATAPVETAVNGRIRFDGTLSFGGVLIRDLEFEFEGGRIVSERAAAGVDFVRELLDADDGARRLGELGIGTNAALTLMTGDLLIDEKILGTVHIAPGRAYPECGGVNSSSLHWDIVKDLRGSDGGCRGSLRIDDEWLIRDGVVQPALQAATVAAEPKA, encoded by the coding sequence ATGAGCACGGTGGACTGGGCCAAGATCGGCCGGCTGGTGGCCGACGGCGTATCGCTGTCGAGGGGCGACCGGGTGTCGGTGTTCGTCACCGGCTCATCGGTGATGGATGCCGTTGCCGCGTTCGTCGACGAGGGGTGGCAGCGCGGAGCGGTGGTGCAGGTGCTGGCACCGGACGAGCGCTTCGACGCGAGCGCTCTTCGGTGGGCGGACGTGGCGGTGCTGCAGTCGCCGATGCCGCTCGAGTCCGCGGCGATGGGGTGGTCGGACGTCCACGTCTCCTTCCGCGCGATGTCCCAGCCCGTCGTCGACGCCGACCCCGGACGGATCGCAGCACTGCGACGCGGCCGAGGCGTGGTCTCGACCATGCGGTGGCAGAACACCCGCTGGGCACTCGTCCGTGTCCCGACCGCCGAGTGGGCCGATGCCATGGGGCTGGACGCCAGCGCCATGCTGCGCGAGTGGGCCGCGTCGTTCGACGCCGACTGGGCCGACGCCGGTCGGCGGATGCAGGCGCTGTGCGACCGGCTCGCCGGCGCGCGGATGGCCGTCATCGAGGATGAGTGGGGCGTGCTGGAGCTCGGCCTGGAGAGTCGGACCTGGGTTCCGTTCGCAGGCAACGCGAACTGGCCCGACGGGGAGATCGCGACCGCGCCGGTCGAGACGGCGGTGAACGGTCGGATCCGTTTCGACGGCACGCTGTCCTTCGGTGGCGTCCTCATCCGTGACCTGGAGTTCGAGTTCGAAGGCGGGCGCATCGTTTCCGAGCGGGCCGCGGCCGGCGTCGACTTCGTCCGCGAGCTGCTCGATGCGGACGACGGGGCCCGACGCCTCGGGGAACTCGGGATCGGAACGAATGCGGCGCTGACGTTGATGACCGGCGACCTCCTCATCGACGAGAAGATCCTCGGCACCGTGCACATCGCGCCCGGTCGCGCCTACCCGGAGTGCGGTGGAGTGAACTCCTCCTCCCTCCACTGGGACATCGTGAAGGACCTGCGGGGCAGCGACGGTGGATGTCGGGGATCGCTCCGCATCGATGACGAGTGGTTGATCCGGGACGGTGTCGTGCAGCCGGCGCTGCAGGCGGCCACGGTGGCGGCGGAGCCGAAGGCTTGA
- a CDS encoding FGGY-family carbohydrate kinase, whose translation MTFIGIDIGTFETKGVLVDADGEVLALARRRHGISTPRPGHVEHHPETDWWADLAAVASELMKHPRARDLQAAAVSAIGPCVVAVDDDLSPVRPAILYGVDTRATAQIEDLTDRLGAAEIFRRCGNPLTSQSAGPKIAWIRDQEPQAWARARWFMTSQTWLVAKLTGAVVMDHATAGYFHPLYDLREAQWNLAGCEDVVTSDRLPRLEWTTTIAGTVHERASAETGLPVGTPVIVGTTDAPAEAVAAGVVSEGSLMAMYGSSGYFIRVGSSPITHPDLWSAPYVFQDRYVLAAGTAATGTATRWISDVLGITDDEDSVTFGRLLELAEGSPPGARGVLALPHLSGERTPFQDPDSRAAVVGLGLEHTRSDIARAVLEGAGHAVAEAILTYLRAGVPIDRVVAIGGATKNRIITGTVSTVTGLRQQIADSPGAAYGDAFLAALAVGGVPDLSAGAGWWSSTGTVEPDAGHAAQLRSDHEAFVALYRTLAPWNTSRRNRVEEVAG comes from the coding sequence ATGACGTTCATCGGTATCGATATCGGCACCTTCGAGACCAAGGGTGTCCTCGTCGATGCGGACGGTGAGGTCCTTGCGCTGGCCCGGCGGCGACACGGCATCTCAACACCGCGGCCCGGCCACGTCGAGCACCACCCGGAAACCGACTGGTGGGCGGATCTCGCTGCGGTCGCGTCCGAGCTGATGAAGCACCCTCGGGCGCGGGATCTCCAGGCGGCCGCGGTGAGCGCCATCGGACCGTGTGTGGTGGCAGTCGACGACGATCTGTCGCCCGTGCGTCCCGCGATCCTCTACGGGGTGGACACGCGCGCCACCGCGCAGATCGAGGACCTGACGGACCGGCTCGGTGCCGCGGAGATCTTCCGGCGGTGCGGTAACCCGCTGACGAGCCAGTCGGCCGGTCCGAAGATCGCGTGGATCAGGGACCAGGAGCCGCAGGCCTGGGCCCGCGCGCGTTGGTTCATGACCAGCCAGACCTGGCTCGTCGCGAAGCTCACCGGCGCGGTGGTCATGGACCACGCCACCGCCGGCTACTTCCACCCTCTCTACGACCTCCGGGAGGCGCAGTGGAACCTCGCGGGATGCGAGGACGTCGTCACCAGCGATCGGCTCCCACGGCTGGAGTGGACGACGACGATCGCCGGGACCGTGCACGAGCGAGCGTCCGCGGAGACGGGACTACCGGTGGGGACACCCGTCATCGTCGGGACGACCGACGCGCCGGCCGAGGCAGTCGCCGCGGGGGTCGTCTCCGAGGGGTCCCTCATGGCCATGTACGGGTCGAGCGGGTACTTCATCCGCGTCGGCTCGAGCCCGATCACCCACCCGGACCTGTGGTCGGCGCCGTACGTGTTCCAGGACAGGTACGTGCTCGCGGCAGGCACGGCGGCGACGGGCACGGCGACACGCTGGATCTCCGACGTGCTCGGCATCACCGACGACGAGGACTCCGTGACGTTCGGTCGCCTGCTCGAGCTCGCCGAGGGCTCGCCGCCCGGAGCTCGTGGCGTCCTCGCGCTGCCCCACCTCTCCGGCGAGCGCACTCCCTTCCAGGACCCGGACAGTCGCGCTGCGGTGGTCGGCCTGGGACTGGAGCACACCCGCTCGGACATCGCCCGCGCGGTGCTCGAGGGCGCCGGGCACGCCGTCGCGGAGGCGATCCTCACCTACCTCCGGGCGGGGGTCCCCATCGACCGAGTCGTGGCGATCGGCGGTGCGACGAAGAACCGCATCATCACCGGCACGGTCTCGACGGTCACCGGCCTGAGGCAGCAGATCGCCGACTCGCCCGGAGCGGCGTACGGCGACGCGTTCCTCGCGGCGCTCGCCGTCGGTGGGGTCCCCGACCTGTCCGCCGGCGCCGGGTGGTGGTCGTCGACGGGCACGGTCGAGCCCGACGCTGGCCACGCGGCGCAGCTCCGCTCCGACCACGAGGCGTTCGTCGCGCTGTACCGGACGCTGGCGCCTTGGAACACGTCCCGACGGAATCGGGTCGAGGAGGTGGCGGGATGA
- a CDS encoding BtpA/SgcQ family protein — MSNWLHEVFDVPKPIVGMCHLPALPGDPGYDAAGGMDKILAHARQEIDALQTGGVDGILISNEFSLPYLTRTEPITAITMARTIGELISEIQVPFGVNVLWDGVASIDLAMATGAAFVREVFTGVYASDFGMWNTDVGRAARHRAQVGAGGVRLLYNIVPEGATYVAGRELDRMTRSTVFNGAPDGLCVSGLTAGAATDTPTLKIVKENAGDVPVFVNTGVRPDTVAESLQYADGAIVGTWFKREGKFTNDVDAARVAELMGVVRELR; from the coding sequence ATGAGCAACTGGTTGCACGAGGTCTTCGACGTACCCAAGCCGATCGTGGGAATGTGCCATCTGCCGGCACTTCCCGGAGACCCTGGATACGACGCGGCGGGCGGGATGGACAAGATCCTCGCCCACGCCCGCCAGGAGATCGACGCCCTGCAAACCGGTGGTGTCGACGGCATCCTGATCTCGAACGAGTTCAGCCTCCCGTACCTCACCCGCACCGAGCCGATCACGGCGATCACGATGGCGCGGACCATCGGCGAGCTCATCTCGGAGATCCAGGTTCCGTTCGGTGTGAACGTGCTCTGGGACGGCGTCGCATCGATCGACCTCGCGATGGCCACCGGCGCGGCATTCGTGCGTGAGGTGTTCACCGGGGTCTACGCCTCCGACTTCGGCATGTGGAACACGGACGTCGGCCGTGCCGCCCGTCACCGCGCCCAGGTCGGAGCAGGTGGCGTCCGGCTGCTGTACAACATCGTCCCGGAGGGCGCCACGTACGTCGCGGGTCGAGAACTCGACCGGATGACCCGCTCGACGGTCTTCAACGGCGCCCCCGACGGCCTGTGCGTCTCCGGCCTCACGGCAGGAGCGGCGACCGACACTCCGACCCTCAAGATCGTCAAGGAGAACGCCGGCGACGTCCCCGTGTTCGTCAACACGGGCGTTCGCCCGGACACGGTCGCCGAGAGCCTGCAGTACGCCGACGGCGCCATCGTGGGTACCTGGTTCAAGCGCGAGGGGAAGTTCACGAACGACGTCGACGCCGCGCGCGTCGCGGAGCTCATGGGGGTCGTCAGGGAGCTGCGCTGA
- a CDS encoding DAK2 domain-containing protein, translated as MNAKDLNDHIRRSLEILTESADELRDLDQALGDGDLGITITAGSHAVVAELDQLADDATPTEIARTCAKAFANANPSTMAALVAGALLAGSRTWEGKDDIGLPEAAEFAAAAANSIAQRGKTQVGDKTILDGIHAAAETLRSASDSGQAAAAVVDAAARAVEETRSLQSRRGRASWLQERSIGLADPGATAFQRFVEAWSRVDGPSS; from the coding sequence GTGAACGCCAAGGACCTCAACGACCACATCCGGCGCAGCCTGGAGATCCTCACGGAGTCCGCGGACGAGCTGCGCGACCTCGACCAGGCGCTCGGGGACGGTGACCTCGGCATCACGATCACCGCCGGCTCCCACGCCGTGGTCGCCGAGCTCGACCAGCTGGCCGACGACGCCACGCCCACGGAGATCGCGCGCACCTGCGCCAAGGCCTTCGCCAACGCCAACCCGTCCACGATGGCAGCGTTGGTCGCGGGAGCACTGCTCGCGGGATCGCGTACCTGGGAGGGCAAGGACGACATCGGCCTGCCCGAGGCGGCCGAGTTCGCCGCCGCAGCCGCGAACAGCATCGCCCAACGGGGCAAGACGCAGGTGGGTGACAAGACCATCCTCGATGGCATCCACGCCGCCGCCGAGACGCTGCGGTCGGCGAGCGACTCCGGGCAGGCCGCGGCCGCCGTCGTCGACGCCGCCGCTCGCGCGGTCGAGGAGACCCGGAGCCTCCAGTCACGCAGGGGGCGCGCCTCATGGCTCCAGGAGCGCAGCATCGGTCTCGCCGACCCGGGCGCGACGGCCTTCCAGAGATTCGTCGAGGCATGGTCGCGCGTCGATGGGCCGTCCTCCTGA
- a CDS encoding dihydroxyacetone kinase subunit DhaK produces MRKIINAPENFVDEFVEGILLAHPDLVKTPGDDVRVMVRADAPVAGQVGIVTGGGSGHLPLFKGYVGRGLCSGVAIGNVFSSPSSDQIFQATMAVDGGAGVLYLYGNYGGDVLNFDLAADLADLEGVPTMTVVGRDDVASQPKDNEHERRGVAGIFFAYKAAGAAAERGDSLERVAAIAEDVVAHTATIGIGLAPTILPTTGKPSFELPDGQMEIGIGIHGEPGSRRGPLETADEIATDFVEALVGDLSLREGARVAILVNGLGATPLEELYLLYRRAHQLLAERGIEIVKRYVGEYATSLEMAGASISLLELDDARLELLNAPALSPFFQER; encoded by the coding sequence ATGCGGAAGATCATCAACGCCCCGGAGAACTTCGTCGACGAGTTCGTCGAGGGGATCCTGCTGGCCCATCCGGACCTGGTGAAGACGCCGGGGGACGACGTGCGAGTCATGGTGCGGGCCGATGCGCCGGTTGCCGGACAGGTCGGCATCGTCACCGGCGGTGGCTCGGGTCACCTGCCGCTGTTCAAGGGGTACGTCGGTAGGGGGCTGTGCTCCGGTGTGGCGATCGGCAACGTGTTCAGCTCACCCAGCTCTGACCAGATCTTCCAAGCGACCATGGCCGTCGACGGAGGTGCCGGCGTCCTCTACCTGTACGGCAACTACGGCGGAGACGTGCTCAACTTCGACCTCGCCGCTGATCTCGCCGACCTCGAGGGGGTCCCGACCATGACGGTCGTCGGCCGGGACGACGTCGCAAGCCAGCCGAAGGACAACGAGCACGAGCGTCGGGGCGTCGCGGGCATCTTCTTCGCGTACAAGGCCGCGGGCGCCGCTGCCGAGCGTGGAGACTCTCTCGAGCGGGTCGCCGCGATTGCCGAGGACGTTGTCGCGCACACCGCGACCATCGGGATCGGTCTGGCGCCGACGATCCTGCCGACCACCGGCAAGCCCAGCTTCGAACTGCCGGACGGTCAGATGGAGATCGGCATCGGCATCCACGGCGAGCCCGGGTCACGACGCGGTCCGTTGGAGACCGCCGACGAGATCGCGACCGACTTCGTCGAGGCCCTCGTGGGTGACCTGTCGCTCCGTGAGGGGGCGCGGGTCGCGATCCTGGTCAACGGGCTCGGTGCGACGCCGCTCGAGGAGCTCTACCTCCTCTACCGACGCGCCCACCAGCTCCTCGCCGAGCGCGGTATCGAGATTGTCAAGAGGTACGTCGGCGAGTACGCCACGAGCCTCGAGATGGCTGGCGCGTCGATCTCGTTGCTGGAGCTCGATGACGCACGGCTGGAGCTGCTGAACGCCCCGGCACTCTCCCCCTTCTTCCAGGAGCGCTGA
- a CDS encoding ABC transporter permease — protein MNQNLRDSMSELNERAGAAWSAALVRIHVSRGVGRMALLLVATFAVFAFLRPGIFLNSVNLTNIAIGTPEIGLLALAVMIAMLTGGIDLSVVAIANGTAITVSSLYTAIAEAQGSSAAESMTPLILLVGLAVGLVLGTVNGLLISIARITPILVTLGTMQLFNGLALVWTGGVTISGAPSALRTVGRTAVLGVPVLLVILLAAAALLAVLINRTPIGRKIQLEGANPVAARYSGISDRTTLMMTYVISGLLSSIAGLLFLSRNPSASADYGSSYVLLVIVIVVLGGTNPMGGFATVLGVVLATLTLQVVSSGFTALRLSAYEYAIAQGVILIGVMVLDQFSFRKPSRPVPVVTDPQPSSTAPDK, from the coding sequence GTGAACCAGAATCTGCGCGACTCGATGTCCGAGCTCAACGAGCGGGCGGGCGCTGCATGGTCGGCGGCGCTTGTCCGGATCCATGTCTCGCGCGGCGTCGGCCGGATGGCGCTGCTGCTCGTGGCCACGTTTGCCGTGTTCGCCTTCTTGCGGCCCGGAATCTTCCTCAACTCGGTCAACCTCACCAACATCGCCATCGGCACTCCGGAGATCGGGCTGCTCGCCCTCGCCGTGATGATCGCGATGCTGACCGGTGGGATCGATCTGTCGGTAGTGGCTATCGCCAACGGCACGGCCATCACCGTCTCCTCGCTCTACACCGCGATCGCGGAGGCGCAGGGCTCGTCGGCCGCGGAGTCGATGACGCCCCTGATCCTGCTCGTCGGGCTCGCCGTGGGTCTGGTGCTGGGGACCGTCAACGGGCTGCTGATCAGCATCGCGCGGATCACGCCGATCCTGGTCACGCTCGGCACCATGCAGCTCTTCAACGGCCTGGCGCTCGTGTGGACCGGAGGCGTCACCATCTCCGGAGCGCCGTCGGCGCTCCGGACGGTCGGACGAACGGCCGTCCTCGGGGTGCCCGTGCTGCTGGTCATCCTGCTCGCCGCAGCGGCACTGCTCGCGGTGCTGATCAACCGCACCCCGATCGGGCGGAAGATCCAGCTCGAGGGCGCAAACCCGGTGGCGGCACGCTACTCCGGCATCAGCGACCGGACCACGCTGATGATGACCTACGTCATCAGCGGCCTGCTCTCCTCGATCGCAGGTCTGCTGTTCCTGAGCCGGAACCCGTCCGCCAGCGCTGACTACGGATCGAGCTACGTCCTCCTCGTCATCGTCATCGTCGTCCTCGGTGGGACCAACCCGATGGGCGGCTTCGCGACCGTGCTCGGCGTCGTGCTCGCCACGCTGACCCTTCAGGTGGTGTCGAGCGGCTTCACCGCCCTGCGGCTCTCCGCCTACGAGTACGCCATCGCCCAAGGGGTCATCCTCATCGGCGTCATGGTGCTCGACCAGTTCAGCTTCAGGAAGCCGAGCCGACCCGTGCCCGTCGTGACCGACCCGCAACCATCCTCCACAGCGCCCGACAAGTGA